ATACTGAAACTATGACTGTTTACTTATCGTGACTATATAAGTCTGTTTGCCGACAGGCGACGATTACTGATCACTCCTATATGGCGAATAGTTATTCGTGGGGCGCTGAGTCTCCCGTTTATTACGACTACACGGACAATCTAAATCATATCGGAACGGTATCATATGTGCGGAGTCATCCCGGTCGGCAGCTGTGACGGAATCGGCAGACCACAGGCTAAAGCCGTCCCCCGTCGTTTCTCCGTTCGAATGCGTCTGATCGCTCATCGCGGCTTCGCCGCGACGGCTCCGGAGAACACGATCGCTGCCGTTCAGTCCGCGGCAGCCCAGGCCGACGCCGTCGAGTTCGACGTGAGACGTTGCGGATCGGGCGAACTCGTCGTGATCCACGACGAGACGATCGATCGGGTCACCGGGAGCGTCGGCACGGTCGCCGACACCGCACTCGAGGAGCTGCGGACGCTCTCGGTGTTCGAGTCGGACGAGCGAATCCCGACGCTCGAGGAGATGCTCGAGGCGCTCCCGCCACACGTCGAGGTCAACCTCGAGATGAAAGAGCTCGGTATCGCCGGGGACATCCTCGAGGCCGTCACGGCCGTCGAGAATCGGGTCGTCGTCACCTCCTTCCTGCTCCCCGAACTGCGATCGATCCGGGAACACGACCGTGACCAGCCGACGGGACTGCTCGTCAGCCGGCGACTCGAGTCTCCGGTCACCACCGCCGTCGAACTCGATTGCGACGTCATCGGTGCGAACTACTGGCGCTGTCTGACGACGCGTCTCGTCCCCCGGGCGAAGGCGGTGGGACTCGAGATACACGCCTGGGCGATCGAGCGATGGACGACCGCGCGAGTGCTCGGACTCCGCGGCGTCGACTGTATCTCCGCGGATCGTCCGATTCAGCTCGTCGGCCGCTGAAACGACGCCACGGCGCTACCTGCCGGCTACGAAAGCTGATCACAGGCCCACGCCGCCCGATCGCGTACAGTCGGCTCCGGATCTCCGGTCGCGAGCCGCGAAAGTTGCTCGCGGGC
This DNA window, taken from Natronococcus sp. CG52, encodes the following:
- a CDS encoding glycerophosphodiester phosphodiesterase, with the protein product MRLIAHRGFAATAPENTIAAVQSAAAQADAVEFDVRRCGSGELVVIHDETIDRVTGSVGTVADTALEELRTLSVFESDERIPTLEEMLEALPPHVEVNLEMKELGIAGDILEAVTAVENRVVVTSFLLPELRSIREHDRDQPTGLLVSRRLESPVTTAVELDCDVIGANYWRCLTTRLVPRAKAVGLEIHAWAIERWTTARVLGLRGVDCISADRPIQLVGR